Proteins from a genomic interval of Ndongobacter massiliensis:
- a CDS encoding ribokinase, with product MKILNFGSLNIDITYRVPHMVQPGETIRALRYERFCGGKGLNQSIALAQAGAEVFHAGCIGVDGEILNTKLEQAGVDTRFLRRVEGPSGHAIIQIDDRGQNSIVICGGANELVDVEYIEEVFQQFGENDVLLVQNEIANVDYAIDVAARKNMRVVLNPSPFDDQILRFDLNRIDCFILNEVEGQQMTGCAKADPLEILEEIQNRYPRAACVLTFGKKGAYFSYAGQTVFQPAFQVETIDSTGAGDTFTGFFITEFLKNNDPKAALRYASAAAALSVGRKGASSSIPANAEVQQFLERVVIGQGE from the coding sequence ATGAAGATATTGAATTTTGGTTCTTTAAACATAGATATAACATATCGTGTTCCGCATATGGTACAACCCGGGGAAACGATACGGGCTCTTCGTTATGAAAGATTTTGCGGGGGAAAAGGCTTAAATCAATCCATAGCTTTAGCACAGGCGGGCGCAGAGGTATTTCATGCAGGTTGTATCGGTGTGGACGGGGAAATTCTCAACACCAAGCTCGAACAGGCCGGTGTGGATACGAGATTTCTTCGGCGCGTGGAGGGTCCTTCCGGACACGCGATCATACAGATTGATGATAGGGGACAGAACAGTATTGTCATTTGCGGAGGTGCGAACGAACTTGTAGATGTCGAATATATCGAAGAAGTATTTCAACAATTTGGAGAAAACGATGTCCTTTTAGTGCAAAATGAAATAGCCAACGTTGACTACGCGATTGACGTAGCCGCGAGAAAAAACATGCGGGTTGTATTAAATCCTTCCCCATTCGACGATCAGATTCTACGGTTTGACTTGAATCGTATTGATTGTTTTATTTTAAATGAGGTTGAAGGGCAGCAAATGACGGGGTGTGCGAAAGCGGACCCGCTGGAGATTCTCGAGGAAATTCAAAATAGGTATCCTCGGGCTGCCTGTGTGTTGACCTTTGGAAAAAAAGGTGCTTATTTCTCCTATGCAGGTCAAACAGTATTCCAACCGGCATTTCAAGTAGAAACGATCGACAGTACCGGTGCGGGAGACACTTTTACCGGCTTTTTCATTACAGAATTCTTAAAAAACAATGATCCGAAGGCTGCGTTGCGCTATGCTTCGGCTGCTGCGGCCCTCTCTGTAGGAAGAAAAGGGGCTTCCAGTAGCATTCCCGCCAATGCGGAGGTTCAACAGTTTTTAGAGAGAGTTGTCATTGGACAAGGAGAGTGA
- a CDS encoding ADP-ribosylglycohydrolase family protein encodes MIKKSQKFEGMTAREIAMDAIQHSIPRLQTEEEAGWTEEYENIESLEVASVRKRWNTPVPGSLAPDQVIIGAIQAVSNQGRDVTEAEKLIVPTQKAYEENDDATLMENVALIFHHLANAPKIENDPYWDYQQFGSFEDYESSVKFEDCATLDIEQEEFIERVHAAWTTQIAGGGLGTMLEGYTTDNLRKTFGEITGYLRQPSTHNDDILFELALIDAVAENGYAVSSNDIALKWVGNISYTWSAEEIALKNLRRGIMPPESARLNNPWNEWIGAQMRGSVCGLVCPGNAREAARLAWLDGRISHVNNGILGEVFNAILTAEAWNSKNVREILYKTISLIPKKSQYYSVIDFAIKACEENSSWEPAWRKCEEEYRHYNWIHAYPNAAAEVVALYFAEEDFDECMHIIAMCGQDVDCNAGQIATIYGIIHGFEGIDARWSEPFNDEFYSLYRGYEDTTIKRIAENTYKAYKAYRNEK; translated from the coding sequence ATGATTAAAAAGTCTCAGAAATTTGAAGGAATGACCGCGCGCGAAATTGCTATGGATGCGATTCAACACTCTATTCCACGCCTGCAAACCGAGGAAGAGGCGGGCTGGACGGAAGAATATGAAAATATTGAATCTCTGGAAGTGGCGAGTGTTCGAAAGAGATGGAACACACCGGTTCCGGGCTCCTTGGCACCGGATCAAGTTATCATAGGCGCGATTCAAGCCGTTTCGAATCAGGGGAGAGACGTTACAGAAGCTGAAAAATTAATTGTTCCCACACAAAAAGCTTATGAAGAGAACGACGATGCCACATTAATGGAAAATGTAGCCCTTATTTTTCATCACTTAGCAAATGCGCCGAAGATTGAAAATGATCCCTATTGGGATTATCAACAATTTGGTAGCTTTGAGGACTATGAATCTTCTGTTAAATTTGAGGACTGTGCAACCTTAGATATCGAGCAAGAAGAATTTATTGAAAGAGTGCATGCTGCGTGGACGACGCAGATTGCCGGCGGTGGACTAGGAACGATGCTGGAAGGTTATACAACCGATAATCTTCGAAAAACATTCGGTGAAATTACCGGCTATCTGCGGCAACCTTCTACGCACAATGATGATATTCTCTTTGAACTGGCCTTGATCGATGCGGTTGCAGAAAATGGATATGCTGTGAGTTCTAACGACATTGCTTTGAAATGGGTTGGAAATATCAGCTATACCTGGTCTGCGGAAGAAATTGCTCTTAAAAATTTGCGTCGAGGAATTATGCCGCCGGAAAGTGCTCGTTTAAACAATCCTTGGAATGAGTGGATTGGCGCCCAAATGCGCGGGAGTGTTTGTGGTTTGGTTTGCCCGGGTAATGCACGGGAAGCAGCAAGGCTTGCTTGGCTGGATGGAAGAATTTCTCATGTCAACAATGGAATACTGGGTGAGGTATTTAATGCGATATTGACGGCGGAAGCATGGAACAGCAAGAATGTTCGAGAAATCCTTTATAAGACCATTTCTCTTATTCCGAAAAAATCGCAGTACTATTCGGTAATTGATTTCGCCATCAAAGCTTGTGAAGAAAACTCTTCTTGGGAGCCGGCGTGGCGTAAATGTGAGGAAGAATACAGGCACTATAATTGGATTCATGCGTATCCGAATGCTGCTGCAGAAGTCGTCGCCTTATACTTTGCAGAAGAAGATTTTGATGAGTGTATGCATATTATCGCAATGTGCGGGCAGGATGTTGATTGCAATGCCGGACAAATTGCCACCATTTACGGCATTATCCACGGCTTTGAAGGAATCGATGCGCGGTGGTCGGAACCCTTTAATGACGAGTTTTACAGCTTGTATCGTGGTTACGAAGATACCACCATTAAGCGCATTGCAGAAAATACTTATAAAGCCTACAAAGCATACCGAAACGAAAAATAA
- a CDS encoding ABC transporter permease, whose translation MKKQIDKINIYRLVLAVFISVIAIFLIIFCVSKNPSQALKSFYIGPFSSLRRIGNIIEVSIPLMFSSLATVFLFRTGLFNLSAEGAFFIGTVVATVIAQVFNSWGIFALILAILGAMVVAAGVTTLPGALKVKINANIIVTSLMMNFVCLNLGLFVIHSFFLDNSLNTPYSHKFGESFKLLNILPGTRVHIGLVVAIAVIIMATLLLNHTAFGLRCKIIGSNSKFARYAGLSSDKIILQTQIIGGAIAGLGGAIELFGMYNRFQYGGLTNHGWEGIPIAIIASHNPKYLPLATLFFAYLKIGADIMARESDVPFEIVQVIQAIMIVIISAQALLKGARKRRLLRQINQGENQNA comes from the coding sequence ATGAAAAAGCAAATCGACAAAATCAATATATATCGTTTGGTTTTAGCGGTTTTCATATCTGTAATCGCTATATTCCTGATTATTTTTTGCGTCAGTAAAAACCCAAGTCAAGCTTTAAAAAGCTTTTACATAGGGCCGTTTTCTTCTCTGCGTCGCATTGGAAATATTATTGAAGTTTCCATCCCTTTGATGTTCTCTAGTTTGGCGACGGTTTTTCTGTTTCGAACGGGATTGTTTAATTTATCCGCAGAAGGTGCCTTTTTTATCGGTACCGTTGTTGCAACGGTCATCGCCCAAGTATTCAATAGCTGGGGGATTTTTGCATTAATTCTGGCCATTCTTGGTGCCATGGTTGTAGCCGCAGGTGTAACGACATTGCCCGGGGCATTAAAGGTAAAGATTAACGCAAATATTATTGTCACTTCCTTGATGATGAATTTTGTATGTCTGAATCTTGGCTTGTTTGTCATTCATTCGTTCTTCTTGGACAATAGCTTGAACACGCCTTATAGTCATAAATTTGGGGAAAGCTTCAAATTGTTAAACATTTTACCCGGCACGCGCGTACACATCGGCTTGGTTGTTGCGATCGCAGTAATTATTATGGCGACTTTGCTGCTGAATCATACGGCATTTGGACTGCGGTGTAAAATTATCGGATCGAATTCCAAATTTGCGCGGTATGCGGGTTTGTCGAGCGATAAAATCATCTTGCAAACGCAGATTATTGGTGGTGCGATTGCCGGTTTAGGGGGAGCCATCGAGCTGTTTGGCATGTATAATCGTTTCCAATACGGCGGCCTCACGAATCATGGTTGGGAAGGAATTCCGATCGCGATTATTGCCAGTCATAACCCAAAATATCTGCCCTTAGCAACCTTATTTTTCGCCTATTTGAAAATTGGAGCCGATATTATGGCCCGGGAAAGTGATGTTCCCTTTGAGATTGTGCAGGTGATTCAGGCGATCATGATCGTGATCATATCTGCACAAGCGCTGTTAAAAGGAGCGAGGAAGAGGAGGTTGTTGCGTCAGATAAATCAAGGAGAGAATCAAAATGCTTGA
- a CDS encoding ABC transporter ATP-binding protein translates to MPNILEMRNITKIYPNGVVALKDVNFQVAEGEIHALMGENGAGKSTLMKVLFGQTPLDKGEIRFQGEKVEVKNPQNALDLGIGMVSQHFMLIDELSVYENAILGQEPSKLGVINREAAIDLVRKIGEKYDLQVNPEELVGNLSVGQKQKVELLKVLIRGSRIIILDEPTAVLTPQETQELFKQLLILRNDGYTIIFITHKIREVMQICDSISVLRKGRYVGSLLKQEATPEAISRMMIGRDVELNFPKKATKFGETVLSVKNLHVRNAEGNAVLKDIDLDLHEGEILGIAGVEGNGQTYLADAIFGLEPVESGSIVFLGNDINALSVAERRQAGLGYIPEDRMETGLATGLSVLENLAADKIPGIPKNRFGLINFTELRNKGTKIAQEYSIVTDSVNSPAVALSGGNMQKIVVARELSSHPRVLIANQPTRGIDVGAQEFIWGQLVKYQEEGNAVVLISADLKELLELSDTIAVMLDGCVVTKLKNENLTEEMLGYYMLGVKNVEEREIR, encoded by the coding sequence ATGCCTAATATTCTGGAAATGAGAAATATCACAAAGATATACCCGAATGGTGTGGTTGCTTTAAAGGATGTCAATTTTCAGGTGGCAGAGGGTGAAATCCATGCTTTAATGGGGGAAAATGGAGCCGGGAAGAGCACTTTAATGAAAGTGCTCTTCGGGCAAACCCCTTTGGATAAAGGAGAAATTCGATTTCAAGGGGAAAAAGTAGAAGTCAAAAACCCGCAGAACGCGCTTGATCTCGGCATTGGCATGGTTAGTCAGCATTTCATGTTAATTGATGAATTGTCAGTTTATGAAAATGCAATATTAGGGCAAGAACCTTCAAAACTTGGTGTAATTAATCGAGAAGCCGCCATCGATTTGGTAAGAAAAATCGGCGAAAAATATGACCTCCAGGTTAATCCGGAAGAACTTGTGGGGAATCTTTCGGTGGGACAAAAACAAAAAGTAGAACTCTTGAAGGTTCTGATTCGTGGATCCCGTATCATTATTCTTGATGAACCGACAGCGGTATTAACTCCACAAGAAACACAGGAGCTATTTAAACAATTATTAATATTAAGAAATGATGGATATACCATTATTTTTATTACCCATAAAATCCGGGAAGTGATGCAAATCTGTGATTCCATATCGGTGCTGAGAAAGGGACGTTATGTCGGAAGTTTGTTGAAGCAAGAGGCAACGCCGGAAGCAATTTCTCGTATGATGATTGGACGAGATGTGGAATTGAATTTCCCAAAAAAGGCGACAAAATTTGGAGAAACGGTTTTGTCGGTCAAAAATCTTCATGTACGGAATGCGGAAGGAAACGCGGTTCTCAAAGATATTGATCTGGATCTGCATGAAGGGGAGATTTTAGGGATCGCCGGTGTAGAGGGAAATGGGCAGACGTATTTAGCCGATGCAATCTTTGGACTGGAACCGGTAGAAAGTGGTTCCATTGTGTTTCTCGGCAATGATATCAATGCCTTATCCGTTGCAGAAAGGAGACAAGCAGGTCTTGGCTATATTCCGGAAGATCGCATGGAAACCGGATTAGCAACAGGGCTCAGCGTGCTCGAAAATCTTGCTGCGGATAAGATTCCGGGAATTCCAAAAAATCGGTTTGGTTTGATCAATTTTACGGAGTTAAGGAATAAGGGGACGAAGATTGCTCAGGAATATTCCATTGTAACAGATAGCGTCAACTCTCCTGCGGTCGCACTTTCGGGTGGGAATATGCAGAAAATTGTTGTAGCAAGAGAGCTTTCATCACACCCCCGCGTATTAATAGCCAATCAACCGACGCGCGGAATTGACGTAGGGGCACAAGAGTTTATTTGGGGACAATTGGTGAAGTACCAAGAAGAGGGAAATGCCGTCGTTTTGATCTCAGCGGACCTCAAGGAATTGCTTGAGTTGAGCGACACCATTGCTGTCATGCTGGATGGTTGTGTTGTGACAAAATTAAAAAATGAGAATTTAACAGAAGAAATGCTTGGCTATTACATGCTTGGCGTAAAAAATGTGGAAGAAAGGGAAATCAGATGA
- a CDS encoding ABC transporter permease: protein MLDTLKLIFSPDYFFTVIRVMTPIFFAALACMMFYKGGVDAIGTEGIMLICALTGVIGGHYIGNALGGVLTGALTGAFISIIYVFVTQRMEVNEILAGIAVNTLASGLTIFILYLLVGEKGSSQNLPSPTIPNIQIPIINKIPLLGEIVSGHSVLTYVSFILAAVSYFLLYRTKLGLHIRAVGMFPEAAESVGINVMRTKYISSGIAGGLAGLGGVFMSMSYLSNFTKEMVAGRGFIGMAAEGMGMGTPKGVMGASFLFGAVDSLAIRLQGLNLPTRIVQALPYIVTIVVISLYSLSATHSKNRRNKKHD from the coding sequence ATGCTTGATACATTGAAACTTATTTTCAGCCCGGATTACTTTTTTACAGTGATCCGAGTAATGACGCCGATATTTTTTGCTGCACTGGCATGCATGATGTTTTACAAGGGCGGAGTGGACGCCATCGGTACAGAAGGAATCATGCTCATTTGCGCGTTAACCGGTGTCATTGGCGGGCACTATATTGGGAATGCTTTGGGCGGTGTTCTCACCGGGGCTCTTACCGGTGCTTTTATCAGTATAATTTACGTTTTTGTAACGCAGCGTATGGAAGTCAATGAAATTTTAGCCGGAATTGCAGTCAATACGCTGGCGAGTGGACTTACAATCTTCATTCTCTATTTATTGGTTGGCGAAAAGGGATCGTCGCAAAACTTGCCGAGTCCGACCATTCCGAATATCCAAATCCCCATCATAAACAAAATCCCTCTACTGGGCGAGATTGTTTCAGGGCACAGCGTTTTAACCTATGTCAGCTTCATTCTGGCCGCAGTCAGTTACTTTTTGCTTTATCGAACGAAATTAGGCTTGCATATCAGAGCGGTGGGCATGTTCCCGGAAGCGGCTGAATCTGTAGGAATCAATGTTATGAGAACCAAATATATCTCTTCAGGCATCGCCGGAGGCCTTGCAGGACTGGGAGGTGTATTCATGTCTATGTCCTATCTCTCGAACTTTACCAAGGAAATGGTTGCAGGTCGTGGCTTTATAGGCATGGCGGCCGAAGGAATGGGGATGGGAACTCCGAAGGGGGTTATGGGGGCTTCCTTTCTTTTCGGCGCGGTAGATTCTTTGGCAATTCGCCTACAAGGGTTGAATCTTCCGACGAGAATTGTTCAGGCATTGCCCTATATAGTAACCATTGTTGTAATTTCTTTGTATTCATTATCGGCAACGCATTCAAAAAATAGGAGGAATAAAAAACATGATTAA
- a CDS encoding BMP family ABC transporter substrate-binding protein, which translates to MLKKFGNIFTLLLAIVVLTACGGGNKEGESKADGSKTAGNENKPSFAFIVTDQLGDKSFNDSAAEGTKRIAEELGYETKIMEIGRDQTKWEPTILDVSESGQYTAIFLNGSGTKEIVEQIAGDYPNQKYVLFDADIEEGKYDNVFAIRYKQNEGSYLGGVVAGLVTSSKEMPNANPEPKIGFIGGDENPIISDFLVGYIEGAKSVLPDVKVYVSYVGSWSDTAKAKELANAQFAKGVDIIFPAAMTAGLGVVEAAAEQQKYVIGVDSDQASLLAETDPEKAEVILTSVIKNVGESLFQYAKTVGDGTDKYGTTEVLGVKEKSTDIVENDFYKKNVPQSIQDAVSKAREQIMNGEVKVSTALGVEQEEVDKIVNSVQP; encoded by the coding sequence ATGTTAAAAAAGTTTGGAAATATCTTTACATTGCTTTTGGCGATTGTGGTGTTGACAGCTTGTGGAGGTGGAAATAAAGAAGGAGAAAGCAAAGCGGATGGGAGTAAAACAGCAGGAAACGAAAACAAACCTTCTTTTGCTTTTATCGTAACGGATCAATTGGGAGATAAGTCTTTCAATGACTCGGCAGCGGAAGGAACCAAGCGGATTGCCGAAGAATTAGGCTATGAAACAAAAATTATGGAAATCGGAAGAGATCAGACAAAATGGGAGCCTACCATTCTGGATGTCTCTGAAAGCGGACAATATACGGCTATCTTTTTAAACGGATCCGGAACCAAGGAGATTGTGGAGCAGATTGCGGGCGACTACCCGAATCAAAAATATGTGTTATTCGATGCAGATATCGAGGAGGGAAAATACGACAACGTCTTTGCGATTCGTTATAAGCAAAATGAAGGGTCCTATCTTGGTGGCGTCGTAGCCGGCTTGGTGACTTCCTCCAAAGAAATGCCCAATGCAAATCCGGAGCCAAAGATCGGATTTATTGGTGGAGATGAAAATCCGATTATCAGTGACTTTTTAGTAGGCTATATTGAAGGAGCCAAATCGGTTCTTCCGGATGTGAAAGTTTACGTTTCCTATGTGGGAAGTTGGAGTGATACAGCGAAAGCGAAAGAATTGGCAAATGCACAATTTGCCAAAGGCGTCGATATTATTTTCCCTGCAGCAATGACAGCGGGCTTAGGCGTTGTGGAAGCGGCTGCCGAGCAGCAAAAATATGTAATCGGTGTTGATTCCGACCAGGCCTCTCTATTGGCTGAAACGGATCCTGAAAAAGCAGAAGTGATTTTGACATCAGTCATTAAGAATGTTGGAGAGTCTTTATTCCAATATGCAAAAACGGTTGGGGACGGAACCGATAAATATGGAACAACGGAAGTGCTCGGGGTGAAAGAAAAATCAACAGATATTGTTGAAAATGATTTTTACAAGAAAAATGTTCCGCAAAGCATTCAGGATGCTGTTTCAAAGGCACGTGAACAAATCATGAATGGAGAAGTTAAGGTTTCTACCGCTCTGGGTGTCGAGCAAGAAGAAGTGGATAAAATTGTCAATTCTGTGCAACCGTAA